The sequence below is a genomic window from Thalassobaculum sp. OXR-137.
TCACCCCGGGCTGCCTCGGCCTGTGGTCGGACGAGAACGAGCGGACGCTCAAGCGGGTCGTCGATTTCTGCTACCAGTACGGCACCTCGGTGATGGGCATCCAGATCGCCCATGCCGGCCGCAAGGCCTCCAACCGCATCCCCCTGAACGGCGGCGGCCCGCTGCAGCCGGGCGAGAACCCGTGGCAGACCCTCGGCCCGTCCGATCGCGGCTACGGCGACTGGCCGGCGCCGAAGCCGCTGGATGCCGACGGGTTGGAAATGGTCAAGCAGCAGTTCGTGGAGAGCACCAAGCGGGCCGACCGGGTCGGCTTCGAGGTCGCCGAGGTTCACGGCGCCCACGGCTACCTCCTGCACCAGTTCCTGTCGCCCCTGTCCAACACCCGCAACGACGGCTATGGCGGCTCCATCGAGGGCCGGATGCGCTTCCCGCTGGAGGTGTTCAAGGCCTGCCGCGCGGTCTGGCCGGAGAACAAGGCCATGGGCATGCGTCTGTCAGCCACCGACTGGGTCGAGGGCGGCCTGACCGTCGAGGAGACCGTGGAGGTCTGCAAGGCGCTGAAGGAGGCCGGCTGCGACTTCGTCGACGTCAGCTCCGGCGGCAACGATCCGGCGCAGAAGATCACCGTCGGCCCGGGCTACCAGGTGCCCTTCGCCGAGAAGGTGAAGGACGAGGTCGGCATCGCGGTCATGGCCGTCGGCATGATCACCGACGGCGTCCAGGCCGAAGAGATCGTCTCGTCGGGCAAGGCCGACATGGTCGCGGTCGCCCGTGGTGCGATGGACGACCCGCGCTGGGCCTGGCACGCCGCGCAGGCGCTCGGCGTGCAGATCGAGTACCCGGCGCAATATGTCCGCTGCCGCCCCGACATCTGGCGGGCCGGCCACGGCTCCTTCGTGCCGAAGAAGTAGGATCAGAAGAGGATCCGGCCGGTATCCGCCGGCCGGGTCCGCCGCTCAGGCACCCACGCCGAGCAGTTTCGGAAGGTCGGCCATGTTCTCGAAGGTCACCTGGGCGCCGGCCTCCTTCAGCCGGTCGACGCCGGAATCCCGGCCGTAGCCGAAGACCCGCATGCCGGCCGCCACCCCGGCCCGCACGCCGGGCGGGCTGTCCTCCACCACCGCCACGTCGCCCGGCGGCACGTCGAAACTGGCCGCCGCATGGAGGAACAGGTCCGGCGCCGGCTTCGGTTCCGGCACCATGTCGGCGGAGAAGATCCGGTGCTCCAGCCGCTCATGCAGGCCGGTGACCCCCAAGGAGACGTCCATCTTGTACAAGGGGCCGTTCGAGCCGACGCAGTACTGGATGCCGGCCAGGTCCAGCGCATCCAGGGCCTCCACGATGCCGGGAATGGCCTTCAGCTCGGCCCGGAAGGCGGCGAACTGCTGTTCGTAGATCCCTTCGACCCAGCCATCGCCGAGCGGAATCCCGAAATCCTCCTCCACCCGGATCTTGATGCGGGTCAGCTTGCCGCCGAGATACTGGTGCAGGGCGGCCTCCCCGCTCATCTCCAGGCCCGCCTTGGTGAGGGCGGCGGCGATGATGCGGGTGGCGATCGGCTCGCTGTCCACGAGCACGCCGTCGCAATCGAAAATTACCAGCGCCGGTTTCCAGACCAAGGCGGTCTCCCCTTTAGACGGTCTTCGCGAAGTCCAGCAGCGCCTCGGTGAAGGCGCCCGGCCGCTCCATCGGAATCAGATGTCCAGCATCGCGGAAATCGACGCGCGACGCCCGCGGAATCCGCGCGGCCAGCTCCTCGACATCCTCGGCGACGTAGAATACCCGATCGTGCAAACCGACCAAGATCTGCGCCGGAATGTCGAGCTTCTCCCACGGGAAGTTCCAGTCGGTCGCCACCGACTCGACCATCAGCCGATAGCCGCCATCGGCCGGATCGATCGGCGCATAAGGCGCGCCGGTCTGCACGTCGGCCCGCATCTTCGCGAGCTGGTCCGGGTTCACGAGCATCGGCAGATTGAGCTCCATGATCAGCCGGAACCCTCCCGCCGCCACCCCATGGGCCATGGCGGTGTTGATCCATTCCAGCCGCTCGGTCGGCTTGCGCAGGGTGTTGATCAGGACGATGCCGTCCGCCCGCGTCCCCTTGGCGTAGGCCTGGGCGGCGAACAGGCCGCCGATGGACAGGCCGACAAGCACCGGACGCGCGGGCCTGACCTCGTCGCAGAGCCGGTCCAGGTCGTCGACGATCTGGACCGGTGTCGGCCGGGTGGTCGGGGCGGTGCGGCTCTCGGCCTGGCCGCGGAAATTATAGACCAGGGTCCCGTGGCCGGCTTTGCGCAGGGCCGGCGCGATCGCCGCCTCCCACATGGTGTAGCTGCCGGTCAGGGCGTTGACGAAGACGAAGGTCTTGCCCGACGGATCGGTCGGCGGCGTGTGCTCGTAATACAGGCTTTCGCCCTCGGCGATCTCGAGATGCGGCATGGTGAGCCTCCCTGGTTTCTTTTTTATCCTTCGCGCATTCCTAGAGTCGGTAGCGCGTGGGGTAAAAGCCCGTCAACGCGTGATTAGCATCTGGCGCCGGGACGCGGCGCGCCGTAAGCCCGTGTCATGGAGATCCTTCTCGAGATTATCGTCCCGGTCTTCGGCATCGTCGCCCTGGGTTATGGTGCTGCCCGGACCGGGCTGTTCCCGCACGACGCCACCAAGGGCCTGTCGCGGTTCGTGTTCGACTATGCGATCCCGGCCATGCTGTTCCGCACCATGGCGACGACGGATCTGCCGGCGACGATCCAGTGGGGATATCTGATCTCCTATTTCGGCGGCGGCTATATCGCCTGGACCGCCGGCACCCTGATCAACCGCTACCTGTTCAAGGGAACCGGCGCCGAACCCGCCATCGCCGGGATGACCGGCGCCTTCTCCAACACGGTCATGCTCGGCGTGCCGCTGGTGCTGACCACCTTCGGCGACGCGGCGACTCTGCCGCTGTTCCTGATCATCGCCTTCCATTCTTGGCAGCTTCTCTCCGTGGTCACGATCCAGGCCGAGATCGGCATCGGCGCTCGCCAGGAAATGCGCCGGCTGCCGGTGAACGTCGCCAAAGGTCTGGTCACCAACCCGATCATCATCGCCCTGCTGCTCGGCGTTCTGGTCAATCTGGCGGGGCTGAAGCTGCCGGGTGTCGTCGATACCCTGGCGAGCACGCTCGGCCGTGCCGCCCTGCCCTGCGCGGTCTTCGCCATGGGGGCGTCCATCGCCGCCTACCGGATCGCCGGCGCCGTCCAGCAGGCGGCGGTCGGCACGGTGCTGAAGCTGGCGCTGCATCCGCTGCTTGTCTGGCTGCTCGCCACCCATGTCTTCCAGGTCGAGACTCTGTGGCGCGACGTGGCGGTGCTGCTGGCCTCCCTGCCGGTCGGGATCAACGTCTACCTGATGGCCCAGCGCTACCAGTCGGCCATCGCCCAGTCGACCACGGCGATCCTGATCTCCACCGGCCTGTCGGTCCTGACCGTGGCCGGCGTGCTGCTGCTGCTGGACGTCCGCTAGGGATCGGTGGTGACGGGAAAGCCCCCTTGAATTTCGGACCCGCGGGCGCATTGTGGGGTCCAAGAAGACCGCTCAGAACGTACCGAGGGAGACAGCCATGGCCCTGCCCCAGGCTGAGACGCCGGACACCGACGCCCTGCCCATCCTGGTCCGCGAGGACAATGACGGCGTCGCCACCCTGACCCTGAACCGGCCGAAGCAGCGCAACGCCCTGTCGCGCGCCCTGATGGCCGAGCTGCAGCGCGAGCTCGCCGCGATCGCCGACGACCGCACGGTCAAGGTGGTGGTGCTGGCGGCCGCCGGACCTGCCTTCTGCGCCGGCCACGATCTTAAGGAAGTGCGCGAGAACGACGGCGAGCCGTTCTTCAAGGCGCTGTTCGAGCAATGCTCCGAGCTGATGATGGCGATCAACCGGCTGCCGCAGATCGTCATCGCCAAGGTCCATGCGATGGCCACGGCCGCCGGCTGCCAGCTCGTCGCTGCCTGCGACCTGGCC
It includes:
- a CDS encoding alpha/beta hydrolase, which codes for MPHLEIAEGESLYYEHTPPTDPSGKTFVFVNALTGSYTMWEAAIAPALRKAGHGTLVYNFRGQAESRTAPTTRPTPVQIVDDLDRLCDEVRPARPVLVGLSIGGLFAAQAYAKGTRADGIVLINTLRKPTERLEWINTAMAHGVAAGGFRLIMELNLPMLVNPDQLAKMRADVQTGAPYAPIDPADGGYRLMVESVATDWNFPWEKLDIPAQILVGLHDRVFYVAEDVEELAARIPRASRVDFRDAGHLIPMERPGAFTEALLDFAKTV
- a CDS encoding NADH:flavin oxidoreductase/NADH oxidase encodes the protein MSQLFSPISMRDVTLPNRIVVAPMCQYVSEDGSANDWHLMHLGQFAMGAGGLVITEATHVSPEGRITPGCLGLWSDENERTLKRVVDFCYQYGTSVMGIQIAHAGRKASNRIPLNGGGPLQPGENPWQTLGPSDRGYGDWPAPKPLDADGLEMVKQQFVESTKRADRVGFEVAEVHGAHGYLLHQFLSPLSNTRNDGYGGSIEGRMRFPLEVFKACRAVWPENKAMGMRLSATDWVEGGLTVEETVEVCKALKEAGCDFVDVSSGGNDPAQKITVGPGYQVPFAEKVKDEVGIAVMAVGMITDGVQAEEIVSSGKADMVAVARGAMDDPRWAWHAAQALGVQIEYPAQYVRCRPDIWRAGHGSFVPKK
- a CDS encoding AEC family transporter; this encodes MEILLEIIVPVFGIVALGYGAARTGLFPHDATKGLSRFVFDYAIPAMLFRTMATTDLPATIQWGYLISYFGGGYIAWTAGTLINRYLFKGTGAEPAIAGMTGAFSNTVMLGVPLVLTTFGDAATLPLFLIIAFHSWQLLSVVTIQAEIGIGARQEMRRLPVNVAKGLVTNPIIIALLLGVLVNLAGLKLPGVVDTLASTLGRAALPCAVFAMGASIAAYRIAGAVQQAAVGTVLKLALHPLLVWLLATHVFQVETLWRDVAVLLASLPVGINVYLMAQRYQSAIAQSTTAILISTGLSVLTVAGVLLLLDVR
- a CDS encoding HAD family hydrolase, which encodes MVWKPALVIFDCDGVLVDSEPIATRIIAAALTKAGLEMSGEAALHQYLGGKLTRIKIRVEEDFGIPLGDGWVEGIYEQQFAAFRAELKAIPGIVEALDALDLAGIQYCVGSNGPLYKMDVSLGVTGLHERLEHRIFSADMVPEPKPAPDLFLHAAASFDVPPGDVAVVEDSPPGVRAGVAAGMRVFGYGRDSGVDRLKEAGAQVTFENMADLPKLLGVGA